Proteins encoded by one window of Thunnus thynnus chromosome 3, fThuThy2.1, whole genome shotgun sequence:
- the LOC137180309 gene encoding sprouty-related, EVH1 domain-containing protein 2-like, with translation MSEDTRPDDDSYIVRVKAVVMTRDDSSGGWLAQDGCLSRVGVCRLLPTELLGRNTFLIHGERLKDRQVILECVLKKDLVYTKATPTFHHWKVDNKKCGLTFQSPADARAFDRGVRKALEDLTEGSTTSSSTLQNEAELGDDDVFTTATDSSSNSSQKREPTMHTLAPLNFCEPRRHHHCILGHFYEQHRPSDHYFLDQAVHMFPHHVSFQVEEEEIVRINPRERTWLTGYEDYRHANTTRDKLSQPDNPDAYVHFTKSEPPKQDYTYPYPLSCEVQRGCDGKPGCLELGGGHRAVVTVQPRALQPKGKRRKEEGERSRCVYCQDMFNHDDNGRGRCQEAPDPIQTCIRRVSFMWCADSLLYHCMSDPEGDYSDPCSCDTSDERFCLRWTALVGLSLLAPCMCCYAPLRACYRCGVACHCCGGKHKAVG, from the exons TGACAGCTACATTGTGCGCGTCAAAGCGGTGGTGATGACCAGAGACGACTCGAGCGGCGGCTGGCTGGCGCAGGACGGCTGCCTGAGCAGAGTGGGCGTGTGCAGGCTGCTGCCGACAGAACTGCTGGGACGCAACACTTTCCTCATCCACGGAGAACGGCTcaaagacagacag GTGATTCTGGAGTGCGTCCTAAAGAAGGATCTGGTCTACACGAAGGCCACGCCGACGTTCCATCACTGGAAGGTGGACAACAAAAAGTGTGGTCTGACCTTCCAGAGCCCAGCTGACGCCCGAGCCTTCGACCGCGGGGTGAGGAAGGCCCTGGAGGACCTGACAGAAG GGTCGACCACCTCCTCGTCAACGCTGCAGAACGAAGCGGAGCTCGGCGATGACGACGTGTTCACG accGCCACTGACAGCTCCTCCAACTCGTCCCAGAAGAGAGAGCCGACGATGCACACGCTGGCCCCGCTCAACTTCTGCGAGCCCCGCCGACACCACCACTGCATCCTGGGACATTTTTACGAGCAGCACCGGCCCTCGGATCACTACTTCCTGGACCAG gcGGTGCACATGTTCCCTCATCACGTCAGCTtccaggtggaggaggaggagatcgTACGCATCAACCCCCGCGAGCGCACTTGGCTCACCGGCTACGAGGACTACCGCCACGCCAACACCACACGAGACAAACTGTCCCAGCCCGACAACCCCGACGCCTACGTGCACTTCACCAAGAGTGAGCCGCCCAAGCAGGACTACACGTACCCGTATCCGCTGAGCTGCGAGGTGCAGCGAGGCTGCGACGGCAAACCGGGCTGCCTGGAGCTCGGCGGCGGCCACAGAGCGGTGGTGACGGTGCAGCCACGAGCCCTGCAGCCAAAAGGCAAGCGGCGGAAGGAGGAAGGTGAACGTTCGCGCTGCGTCTACTGTCAGGACATGTTCAACCATGACGACAATGGGCGGGGCCGCTGCCAGGAAGCACCTGACCCCATTCAGACCTGCATCCGGCGGGTCAGCTTCATGTGGTGCGCGGACAGCCTGCTGTACCACTGCATGTCGGACCCGGAGGGGGATTACTCGGACCCGTGCTCCTGCGACACCAGCGACGAGCGCTTCTGCCTGCGCTGGACGGCGCTGGTGGGTCTGTCGCTGCTGGCGCCCTGCATGTGCTGCTACGCCCCGCTCAGAGCGTGCTACCGCTGCGGCGTGGCTTGCCACTGCTGCGGCGGGAAACACAAAGCTGTGGGCTGA